In Horticoccus luteus, the following proteins share a genomic window:
- a CDS encoding transposase, which yields MEYAGACYHVINRGNYRRNVFAGEGAAEAFVRTLDETATRFGWRIHAYVVMSNHFHLAVELTEPNLSDGMKWLQGTWVRRSNGVRGVVGRPFQGRYKALLVEPGHVLGQVAHYIHLNPVRAGVVAANEAIKYPWSSLPWWTRKDRPDWLEAETVLREAGGLKDTAKGWTKYQGYLEFLATDAGMAKELVAKRLSRGWCVGGEKFKAAARRDLARRGADLERSRFAGLEPGAHRAERELVWEEKLVKLAQAAEVDLRKLGSAKSAPAKVLLAAGMKQTTSVSNGWLAKRLGMGQPASVSQFVRRALLDSAGRKRIKALLSKVEA from the coding sequence ATGGAATATGCCGGCGCATGCTATCATGTGATCAACCGGGGTAATTATCGGCGTAACGTGTTCGCGGGCGAAGGCGCGGCGGAAGCGTTTGTGCGGACCTTGGACGAGACGGCGACGAGGTTTGGCTGGCGGATCCACGCCTATGTGGTGATGAGCAACCATTTCCATCTCGCGGTGGAGTTGACCGAACCCAATTTGAGCGACGGCATGAAGTGGCTGCAAGGCACGTGGGTGCGACGGTCCAACGGCGTTCGGGGCGTGGTTGGTCGCCCGTTTCAGGGTCGTTACAAAGCGCTCTTGGTGGAGCCGGGGCACGTTCTCGGACAGGTGGCGCATTACATTCACCTCAACCCCGTGCGGGCGGGCGTGGTGGCGGCGAACGAGGCAATCAAATATCCGTGGAGCAGTCTGCCGTGGTGGACGCGAAAGGATCGGCCGGACTGGCTGGAGGCAGAAACTGTGCTCCGCGAAGCGGGCGGACTCAAGGACACCGCGAAAGGCTGGACGAAATACCAAGGTTATCTGGAATTCCTGGCGACTGACGCCGGCATGGCGAAGGAACTGGTCGCCAAACGCCTCAGTCGCGGCTGGTGCGTCGGCGGCGAGAAATTCAAGGCCGCCGCAAGACGTGATCTGGCACGGCGCGGGGCTGATCTCGAGCGCAGCCGCTTTGCCGGGCTCGAGCCCGGGGCGCATCGGGCCGAACGGGAATTGGTCTGGGAAGAAAAACTGGTGAAACTGGCTCAGGCGGCGGAGGTCGACCTCCGCAAACTCGGGAGCGCAAAATCGGCGCCTGCCAAAGTGCTGCTGGCGGCCGGTATGAAGCAGACGACGTCTGTTTCGAATGGCTGGCTGGCGAAAAGGCTCGGCATGGGTCAACCGGCATCGGTCAGCCAGTTTGTGCGCCGAGCGCTGCTCGACAGTGCCGGCCGGAAGCGGATCAAGGCGCTGCTGTCAAAAGTCGAGGCCTGA
- a CDS encoding segregation and condensation protein A — MPANVVPDADYRIKLQVFEGPLDLLLFLIRKNELDIYDIPIESVTHQYIDALHAMQQLDLDVAGEFFVMAATLMEIKSRMLLPRGQAAIDPNADDDEVDPRWELVSQLLQYKKFKEASAELHDLITQRQDLMERYVSSLSIDPATRPLRAVDRIELWNAFNVVLRRLAEKLVVGEIHDEQVTVSDRMSYLLQRIETKPEFIFSSLFEGQVSLRMLVATFLAVLELTRLRKLRLRQDEAFTDIVCTAVPAENPLETATDTLTVSA, encoded by the coding sequence ATGCCCGCCAACGTGGTTCCCGACGCCGATTATCGCATCAAACTTCAGGTCTTCGAAGGCCCGCTCGACCTGCTCCTCTTCCTCATTCGCAAGAATGAGTTGGATATTTACGACATCCCGATCGAGTCGGTCACCCACCAATACATCGATGCGCTCCACGCGATGCAGCAGCTCGATCTCGACGTCGCCGGCGAGTTTTTTGTCATGGCCGCGACGCTCATGGAAATCAAAAGCCGCATGCTCCTCCCGCGCGGCCAGGCCGCCATCGATCCCAACGCCGATGATGATGAGGTCGATCCGCGCTGGGAACTCGTCAGTCAACTGCTCCAATACAAGAAATTCAAAGAAGCGTCCGCCGAATTGCATGACTTGATTACGCAACGGCAGGACTTGATGGAGCGTTATGTTTCCTCGCTCTCGATCGATCCCGCCACACGTCCGCTGCGCGCCGTGGACCGCATCGAATTGTGGAACGCCTTCAACGTGGTGCTGCGCCGTCTCGCGGAAAAACTCGTGGTGGGCGAAATCCACGATGAGCAGGTCACCGTCTCCGACCGCATGTCGTATTTGCTCCAACGCATCGAGACGAAGCCGGAGTTCATCTTTTCGTCGCTGTTCGAGGGCCAGGTGTCGTTGCGCATGCTCGTGGCGACCTTCCTCGCCGTCTTGGAATTAACGCGCTTGCGGAAGCTTCGCCTCCGCCAGGACGAGGCGTTCACAGACATCGTCTGCACCGCCGTGCCGGCGGAAAACCCGCTTGAAACCGCGACCGACACCCTCACCGTCTCCGCGTGA
- the trxA gene encoding thioredoxin — MSDKITNLSSESFKSTIASATTPVLVDFWAPWCGPCKAIAPVLEELAVELDGQIKICKVNVDENDAVSAEYGIRAIPTMLVFKGGQMVEQIVGMLPKAALKSKLAAHL; from the coding sequence ATGTCCGACAAGATCACCAATCTGTCCTCCGAGAGCTTCAAATCCACCATCGCGTCCGCGACGACGCCGGTCCTCGTCGATTTCTGGGCCCCATGGTGCGGCCCCTGCAAGGCGATCGCGCCGGTCCTCGAAGAGCTCGCCGTGGAGCTCGATGGCCAGATCAAGATTTGCAAAGTCAACGTCGACGAAAACGACGCCGTCTCCGCCGAATACGGCATTCGCGCCATCCCCACCATGCTCGTGTTCAAAGGCGGCCAGATGGTCGAGCAGATCGTAGGCATGCTGCCGAAAGCCGCGCTCAAATCAAAACTCGCCGCGCATCTTTGA
- a CDS encoding 1,4-dihydroxy-2-naphthoate polyprenyltransferase — protein MAEGRAQVWLGATRPRTLPAAVAPVLVGTAFAWRGGAFSAGAAGLCLTFALLVQIGANFANDYYDFVHGADTPGRVGPRRAVAAGLISPATMKRAMWGVFTVAFLSGLGLVAWGGPWLIAVGVISILCGIAYTGGPWPLGYHGLGDVFVFVFFGLVAVGATFYVQAGLITSDVLLAGAAIGALTTNILLLNNYRDLETDVRANKRTLVVRFGRGFARAQFGGAMAFAWLVPVALWARGAAAWILLPFLLAPVAMWHLRRLSAARESRELIALLGETGLLLAGYAVLLSIGVML, from the coding sequence ATGGCGGAGGGACGCGCGCAGGTCTGGCTGGGAGCGACGCGGCCCCGCACGTTGCCGGCGGCGGTGGCACCGGTGCTCGTGGGCACGGCTTTCGCGTGGCGCGGCGGGGCATTTTCGGCGGGCGCGGCGGGCTTGTGCCTGACGTTTGCGCTGCTCGTGCAAATCGGAGCGAATTTTGCGAACGACTACTACGACTTCGTGCACGGGGCGGACACGCCGGGGCGCGTGGGTCCGCGGCGGGCGGTCGCAGCAGGATTGATCAGCCCCGCGACGATGAAACGCGCGATGTGGGGGGTGTTTACCGTGGCGTTTTTGTCCGGCCTCGGCCTCGTGGCGTGGGGCGGGCCGTGGCTGATCGCGGTGGGCGTGATCAGCATTCTCTGTGGCATTGCCTACACAGGTGGACCGTGGCCGCTCGGTTATCACGGGTTGGGCGATGTGTTCGTGTTTGTCTTCTTCGGCTTGGTGGCGGTGGGCGCGACTTTTTATGTGCAGGCGGGACTGATCACCAGCGATGTGTTACTGGCGGGAGCTGCGATTGGTGCGTTGACGACAAACATTCTCCTTTTGAACAACTATCGCGATCTGGAGACGGATGTGCGGGCGAACAAGCGCACCTTGGTGGTGCGGTTCGGGCGCGGCTTTGCGCGGGCGCAGTTCGGCGGAGCCATGGCGTTCGCGTGGTTGGTGCCGGTGGCGTTGTGGGCGCGGGGTGCCGCGGCGTGGATCCTCCTGCCGTTTCTGCTGGCGCCGGTCGCAATGTGGCATCTGCGGCGGCTGAGCGCGGCGCGCGAGTCGAGGGAGCTGATTGCGTTGCTGGGCGAGACGGGCTTGCTGCTCGCCGGCTACGCGGTGCTGCTGAGCATTGGCGTGATGCTATAA
- a CDS encoding GxGYxYP domain-containing protein, protein MKSRFFHLGLPVWVVALAFILVASTRAATAPAAFDGHWTLLPFKSTQIDLFNNLALEIESAGDHVTLAKAWGSRGYQHVDRMTLRTDGTANDVPVTDRVWTPQPFMGVSMKVGSQQQVTAKWSADGRSLEVDRHYTVLASQGPQEITSHETYALGVGDETLTLRVVRSTRTTGPEERYTFKRAGTKEAYVMKLENHWHVADDLDQNALLISLQGLANTDAPRLYFLYPDDWEFRFSQPVFDYYQHQLDYTFTELKTPAQALQALKAQIKGYIVWDKAVRNSLDVAFTLAGVQRGVVVSAEQIPLAEKAGLKLLTDLRGQFAGLNDAALFRKAYELYGAQCSRDTVVWMGGVAGAEMKPGIADYGIAHRAFFADLSTLKTDTEEYDLAKEILSHQKPLSMVFGWHSYAKDKERDFVSLTSSFALRVEGLNTFPNLSFTSKTPPSPGFKFVNHHNVVPGKIYTPQKKVYIACLQTDGLGLGAWTRPGRGDIPYAWEVTINWQWMAPTMLEYYYRTATKNDLFIGALTGPGYMYPKAIPAKLLPGVISLADDIMHKLDINIFETMDYSEGATVVGNSELPKRIVDAYYQGMPDAIGFANGYSPAFTFTSRDGRPFVSFDYYLSEERPADAAVADLQELARINPQRPYFLLVHVREWSDISRVKSILDQLGPDFEVVPMDVFMKLAGQQPTFAERYLPSNPPAAAAAK, encoded by the coding sequence ATGAAATCTCGGTTCTTTCACCTCGGACTTCCCGTGTGGGTCGTCGCCCTTGCTTTTATTCTCGTCGCGTCCACTCGGGCGGCGACCGCCCCCGCCGCTTTCGACGGCCATTGGACGTTGCTCCCGTTCAAGAGCACCCAGATCGATCTCTTCAACAACCTCGCCCTCGAGATCGAGTCCGCCGGCGACCACGTGACGCTCGCCAAAGCCTGGGGCAGCCGCGGCTACCAACACGTCGATCGGATGACGCTTCGCACCGACGGCACCGCCAACGACGTGCCCGTGACCGATCGCGTGTGGACGCCGCAGCCGTTCATGGGCGTTTCGATGAAGGTCGGCTCGCAACAGCAGGTCACGGCCAAGTGGAGCGCCGACGGGCGCTCGCTCGAAGTGGATCGCCACTACACCGTGCTCGCCTCGCAAGGCCCGCAGGAGATCACCAGCCACGAGACCTACGCGCTCGGCGTGGGCGACGAAACGCTCACGCTGCGCGTCGTCCGCTCCACGCGAACGACCGGCCCCGAGGAACGCTACACCTTCAAGCGCGCCGGCACCAAGGAAGCCTATGTGATGAAACTCGAGAATCACTGGCACGTCGCCGACGACCTCGATCAAAACGCCCTCCTCATCAGTTTGCAGGGCCTCGCCAACACCGACGCACCGCGCCTCTATTTTCTTTATCCCGATGACTGGGAGTTTCGTTTCAGCCAACCCGTCTTCGATTACTATCAACATCAGCTCGACTATACGTTCACCGAGCTGAAGACGCCCGCGCAGGCGTTGCAGGCGCTGAAAGCGCAGATCAAGGGCTACATCGTGTGGGACAAAGCCGTGCGCAATTCCCTCGACGTCGCCTTCACGCTCGCCGGCGTCCAGCGCGGCGTCGTCGTCAGCGCCGAGCAAATTCCTCTCGCTGAAAAAGCCGGCTTGAAACTCCTCACCGACCTCCGCGGTCAGTTCGCCGGCCTCAACGACGCCGCCCTGTTTCGCAAAGCTTACGAACTTTACGGCGCGCAATGCAGCCGCGACACCGTCGTGTGGATGGGCGGCGTCGCCGGCGCGGAGATGAAGCCCGGCATCGCCGACTACGGCATCGCCCATCGCGCCTTCTTTGCCGATCTTTCCACGCTGAAAACCGATACCGAGGAATACGACCTCGCGAAGGAAATCCTCAGCCACCAGAAACCGCTTTCGATGGTCTTCGGCTGGCATTCCTACGCCAAGGACAAGGAGCGCGATTTCGTCAGCCTCACGTCGAGCTTCGCCCTGCGCGTCGAAGGGTTGAACACGTTTCCCAATCTCAGCTTCACGAGCAAGACGCCACCCTCGCCCGGTTTCAAATTCGTCAACCATCACAACGTCGTTCCAGGCAAGATTTACACGCCGCAGAAGAAAGTTTACATCGCCTGTCTCCAGACCGACGGCCTCGGTCTCGGCGCCTGGACACGCCCCGGCCGCGGCGACATTCCGTATGCTTGGGAGGTCACCATCAACTGGCAATGGATGGCGCCCACCATGCTCGAATACTATTACCGCACGGCCACGAAGAACGACCTGTTCATCGGCGCGCTGACCGGCCCGGGCTACATGTATCCGAAGGCGATTCCGGCCAAACTCCTGCCCGGTGTGATCAGCCTCGCCGACGACATTATGCACAAACTCGATATCAACATTTTCGAGACGATGGATTACTCGGAAGGCGCGACCGTTGTGGGCAACAGCGAACTGCCCAAGCGCATCGTGGATGCTTACTATCAGGGCATGCCCGACGCGATCGGCTTCGCCAACGGCTACTCGCCCGCCTTCACGTTCACTTCGCGCGATGGCCGGCCCTTCGTCTCGTTCGATTACTATCTCTCTGAAGAACGTCCCGCGGACGCCGCCGTCGCCGATCTCCAGGAACTCGCGCGCATCAATCCGCAACGCCCGTATTTCCTCCTCGTGCACGTGCGCGAGTGGAGCGACATCTCGCGCGTCAAATCGATCCTCGACCAACTCGGGCCGGACTTCGAAGTGGTGCCGATGGATGTCTTCATGAAACTCGCCGGTCAGCAGCCGACTTTCGCGGAACGCTACCTTCCCTCGAATCCCCCCGCCGCCGCCGCCGCGAAATAA
- a CDS encoding ABC transporter permease → MSTPTKTAEVMATRAAARRVWLIADATWRDARRQRLFQLGVLLGAALVIAGRLFREVNFGETELRFLTDVGLGAVTFFGALLAIALPAQSFFAELEQRALQAVLARPVSRTEFIAGKLLGVVTVLGVFCGLLMALIVALVWARAVELDRAGVAVAVPWKELCAGGALAWLRLSVVAAMTMLVCTVARTALLAMSVSLGWLVACQLLPVAQAVYVRGEPTWGTWALRGVGLVLPNLGALDWTGGANAAWVTLYGASYLVVFAALAAASFRSRDL, encoded by the coding sequence ATGAGCACGCCGACCAAAACGGCCGAGGTGATGGCAACGCGAGCGGCGGCGCGGCGGGTGTGGCTGATCGCGGACGCCACGTGGCGCGATGCGCGGCGGCAACGGCTGTTCCAATTGGGCGTGCTGCTGGGCGCGGCGCTCGTGATCGCGGGACGGCTGTTTCGCGAAGTGAATTTTGGTGAGACGGAGCTGCGCTTTCTCACCGACGTGGGATTGGGCGCGGTGACCTTTTTCGGCGCGTTGCTGGCGATCGCTTTGCCGGCGCAGAGCTTTTTTGCGGAACTGGAGCAGCGCGCCCTGCAAGCAGTGCTCGCGCGTCCGGTGAGCCGCACAGAATTTATCGCGGGAAAACTGCTGGGCGTTGTGACGGTGCTCGGAGTGTTTTGCGGATTGCTGATGGCGTTGATCGTGGCGCTCGTGTGGGCGCGGGCGGTGGAGCTGGATCGTGCCGGCGTCGCGGTGGCGGTGCCGTGGAAGGAACTGTGCGCGGGCGGGGCGTTGGCGTGGCTGCGGCTCAGTGTTGTCGCGGCCATGACGATGCTGGTCTGCACGGTGGCGCGGACGGCATTGCTGGCGATGAGCGTGAGTTTGGGCTGGCTCGTGGCGTGTCAGCTCTTGCCGGTGGCGCAGGCGGTTTACGTGCGCGGCGAGCCGACGTGGGGCACGTGGGCGTTGCGCGGAGTCGGTCTCGTGTTGCCGAATTTGGGCGCGCTGGATTGGACGGGGGGCGCGAACGCCGCCTGGGTGACGCTTTACGGAGCATCGTATTTGGTGGTGTTCGCGGCGCTCGCGGCGGCGAGTTTTCGGAGTCGGGATTTGTAG
- a CDS encoding ABC transporter ATP-binding protein: MDHAGPALEARGLTKDFDVGLRGRRLRALDNVNLRVEAGEVFGLLGANGSGKSTLLKIALGLLRASGGECAVLGRPAGVRAVRRSVGYLPESPAFFPHLTGREVVRYFAALSGCAGKAGAARADEVLAQVGLQAAADRAAGGYSKGMRQRLGLAQALVHDPDLLILDEPTAGVDVVGAAAIDALIAGLRARGKTIVLTSHTVTQIAALCDRVTVLERGRVTLSGEVKTLAAGNGRTWNWAAPNDAAAEQLARWLAERGWPAPTPADDRGRLEQILLAATQGERRDA; the protein is encoded by the coding sequence ATGGATCACGCCGGGCCGGCACTGGAAGCGCGCGGGCTGACGAAAGACTTTGACGTAGGCCTGCGCGGCCGACGGTTGCGGGCGTTGGACAACGTGAACCTGCGCGTGGAAGCAGGGGAAGTTTTCGGCCTTCTCGGAGCGAACGGCTCCGGCAAATCGACGTTGTTGAAAATCGCGCTTGGGCTGCTCCGGGCGAGCGGCGGCGAATGTGCGGTGCTCGGCCGGCCGGCGGGCGTGCGGGCGGTGCGACGGAGCGTGGGTTACCTGCCGGAATCGCCGGCGTTTTTTCCGCATCTGACCGGGCGCGAGGTGGTGCGGTATTTCGCGGCGTTGTCGGGGTGCGCCGGCAAGGCGGGCGCGGCGCGGGCGGACGAAGTTCTTGCGCAAGTGGGGCTGCAGGCCGCAGCTGATCGCGCGGCAGGCGGATATTCGAAGGGCATGCGGCAGCGGCTCGGCCTCGCCCAGGCGTTGGTGCACGATCCGGACTTGCTGATCCTCGACGAGCCCACCGCGGGCGTGGACGTGGTGGGTGCGGCGGCGATCGATGCGTTGATCGCCGGACTGCGCGCGCGCGGCAAGACGATCGTGCTCACGTCGCACACGGTGACGCAGATCGCGGCGTTGTGCGATCGCGTGACGGTGCTGGAGCGCGGGCGGGTGACGTTGAGCGGCGAAGTGAAAACGCTCGCGGCGGGCAATGGGAGAACGTGGAACTGGGCGGCGCCGAATGACGCGGCGGCGGAGCAGTTGGCGCGCTGGCTCGCGGAGCGCGGATGGCCGGCACCGACGCCGGCCGACGATCGCGGGCGACTGGAGCAAATCCTGCTCGCGGCGACCCAGGGAGAACGCCGCGACGCATGA
- a CDS encoding acylphosphatase: MSDVHYEVVFFNGRVQGVGFRYATSQVAKEFDVAGSVANLPDGRVQVEVEGRTEEVNAFIEAVGDRMHGFIRKVERTAGRRAPQFRGFTIRS, encoded by the coding sequence ATGAGCGACGTGCATTACGAGGTGGTATTTTTCAACGGCCGGGTGCAGGGCGTGGGCTTCCGCTACGCGACCTCCCAAGTGGCCAAGGAATTCGATGTGGCTGGCTCCGTCGCCAACCTTCCGGATGGCCGGGTGCAGGTGGAAGTCGAAGGCCGGACGGAGGAAGTAAACGCGTTCATCGAAGCGGTGGGCGACCGCATGCATGGTTTCATCCGGAAAGTGGAGCGCACCGCGGGCCGACGCGCGCCGCAATTTCGCGGGTTTACGATCCGCTCCTGA
- a CDS encoding homocysteine S-methyltransferase family protein, translated as MADLLSTLRTQALLTDGAMGSLLFKRTGRLSETNHVYEAFNVDQPELIRRVHLDYLAAGARCVKTNTFGANRWQLRPFGIEARVAEINRAGVRRAREAIAEHQERHREAGPFFVLASIGPTAEPLANAMEAAECYHEQIAALVEAGADALLLETFSSPAQLELVLARVRMWPQPPLVIAQVTLRGGVSGTGLDPEPVAWVRRMAELGVAIAGVNCCAPWDASAFVDAVKDEPVVRQGTLLLAVMPNAGGFQRIGSRLMTTVNPEAAGKMARTLFERGVRLIGGCCEMHPPHIEEMRNYLQSRQTTAPATAVSRAETPARAPAGDEEKRGNGRFSLKLKAGGFVVSIEALPPRGTDGGVVERKVEFVAQLAASGLVDAVDFTDGSRGIPLVPPGDFIQLVRERLGWTAATGDALEMIPHFTGRDLNVMGVQGRLIGYHANRIHNVLFVTGDPPKMSPTYPRSTAVFDLDSVAMIRLTHRGLNAGVDFGGQPLGRHADPRTHFTIGSGFEPEARNLAREVERLQQKIEGGVDYIMTQPVFHAGPLGVLDAFRGQTRCLVGVMILTSYEHAQRMAQVPGVVVPDALLERFAALPQVADQTKLGQEIAAGQIRDLVREGWAGVYVMSTAVGAGVVDVLRAGLG; from the coding sequence ATGGCCGATCTTCTCTCCACGCTCCGCACGCAGGCGCTGCTCACTGATGGCGCGATGGGATCGTTGCTTTTCAAGCGGACCGGTCGGCTGTCGGAAACGAATCACGTTTACGAGGCGTTCAACGTGGATCAGCCGGAGCTGATCCGGCGGGTGCATCTCGACTACCTCGCGGCGGGCGCCCGGTGTGTGAAAACGAACACGTTTGGGGCGAACCGGTGGCAGTTGCGGCCGTTTGGGATCGAGGCGCGGGTGGCGGAAATCAATCGCGCGGGTGTGCGGCGCGCGCGGGAGGCGATCGCGGAGCATCAGGAGCGTCACCGCGAAGCGGGGCCGTTTTTCGTGCTGGCTTCGATCGGGCCGACGGCGGAACCGTTGGCGAACGCGATGGAGGCGGCCGAGTGTTACCATGAGCAGATCGCGGCCTTGGTGGAGGCGGGCGCGGACGCGTTGTTGCTGGAAACGTTTTCTTCGCCGGCGCAGTTGGAACTGGTGCTCGCGCGCGTGCGCATGTGGCCACAGCCGCCGCTCGTGATTGCGCAGGTGACGTTGCGCGGTGGGGTGAGCGGCACGGGGCTGGACCCGGAACCTGTGGCGTGGGTGCGCCGCATGGCGGAACTCGGGGTGGCGATCGCCGGCGTGAATTGCTGCGCGCCGTGGGATGCGAGTGCGTTTGTCGACGCGGTGAAGGACGAGCCCGTGGTGCGCCAGGGGACGTTGCTGCTCGCGGTGATGCCGAACGCGGGCGGTTTCCAGCGGATCGGTAGTCGTTTGATGACGACGGTGAATCCGGAGGCGGCGGGGAAGATGGCGCGGACGTTGTTCGAGCGCGGCGTGCGTTTGATCGGGGGATGTTGCGAAATGCATCCGCCGCACATCGAGGAGATGCGCAACTACCTGCAGTCGCGGCAGACGACGGCACCGGCCACGGCGGTCAGCCGCGCGGAAACACCTGCGCGCGCACCGGCGGGCGATGAGGAAAAGCGCGGCAACGGCCGGTTTTCGCTCAAGCTGAAGGCGGGGGGATTCGTGGTGAGCATCGAGGCGTTGCCTCCGCGGGGAACGGATGGCGGCGTGGTGGAGCGCAAAGTCGAATTTGTGGCGCAACTCGCGGCGAGCGGACTCGTGGACGCGGTCGATTTTACGGATGGATCGCGCGGCATCCCGCTCGTGCCGCCGGGGGACTTCATCCAGCTCGTGCGCGAACGGCTGGGCTGGACGGCGGCGACGGGCGATGCGTTGGAGATGATCCCGCATTTCACGGGGCGCGACTTGAACGTGATGGGCGTGCAAGGACGGCTGATCGGATATCACGCCAACCGCATCCACAACGTGTTGTTCGTGACCGGGGATCCGCCCAAAATGTCGCCCACTTATCCGCGGTCGACGGCGGTGTTCGATTTGGATTCGGTCGCGATGATCCGGCTCACGCATCGAGGGTTGAACGCGGGCGTCGATTTCGGCGGTCAGCCGTTGGGCCGGCACGCGGATCCGCGGACCCATTTCACAATCGGATCCGGTTTCGAGCCGGAGGCGCGCAACCTCGCGCGCGAGGTGGAGCGGTTGCAGCAGAAGATCGAGGGCGGCGTCGATTACATCATGACGCAGCCGGTTTTTCACGCGGGGCCGCTGGGTGTGCTGGACGCGTTTCGCGGACAGACGCGCTGTCTCGTCGGCGTGATGATTTTAACGAGTTACGAGCATGCGCAGCGCATGGCGCAAGTGCCGGGCGTCGTGGTGCCGGACGCGCTGTTGGAGCGTTTTGCGGCGTTGCCGCAGGTGGCAGACCAAACGAAGCTGGGCCAGGAGATCGCCGCCGGCCAAATCCGCGACCTCGTGCGGGAGGGCTGGGCGGGTGTTTACGTGATGTCGACCGCCGTGGGCGCAGGCGTCGTCGACGTGCTCCGCGCCGGACTTGGTTGA
- a CDS encoding response regulator: MSSRHRPPLVLLIEDSDDDVFFFRHGLGKTGLNYQLTHLADGAMALAHLERALASPPDPEHPWPDLVFLDLKLPAFSGFEILRWLRDRPHAATLDVAVLSGSEHPSDIERAMALGASDYLVKPISPAILRSRLQRWNERTHGAAPDAPPTPSGPGI, from the coding sequence ATGTCGTCCCGCCATCGCCCTCCTCTCGTCCTTTTAATCGAAGATTCCGACGACGATGTGTTCTTCTTCCGACACGGTCTCGGCAAGACAGGGCTGAACTACCAACTCACCCATTTGGCCGACGGCGCGATGGCGCTCGCTCACCTCGAACGCGCCCTCGCGTCGCCTCCCGATCCTGAGCACCCGTGGCCCGATCTCGTGTTTCTCGATCTGAAATTGCCCGCCTTCAGCGGATTCGAAATTTTGCGCTGGCTGCGGGACCGCCCGCACGCCGCCACCCTCGATGTGGCCGTCCTCAGCGGATCCGAGCATCCTTCCGATATCGAGCGCGCGATGGCGCTTGGCGCCAGCGATTATCTGGTGAAGCCGATCTCGCCCGCCATCCTCCGCTCGCGTCTCCAACGCTGGAATGAGCGCACCCACGGCGCCGCGCCCGATGCGCCGCCCACGCCAAGCGGTCCGGGCATATGA